Proteins found in one Amycolatopsis umgeniensis genomic segment:
- the lysS gene encoding lysine--tRNA ligase has product MTEIPASEGVSPDEDLPEQMRVRRDKRDRIIAEGIDPYPVEVPRTHSLAEVRAKHSDLPVDTATGEIVGVTGRVMFMRNTGKLCFASLREGDGNELQAMISLAKVGEDALAAWKSDVDLGDHVFVEGEVITSKRGELSVMADSWRITSKALRPLPVAHKELAEETRIRQRYVDLIVRPKARDVVRTRAGVLRSLRDSFHGRGFLEVETPMLQTLAGGAAARPFVTHSNAFDLDLYLRIAPELYLKRCVVGGIEKVFEINRNFRNEGSDSSHSPEFAMLEYYEAYATYDSNAVMTRQLIQEAAQNVLGTQVATLADGSEYDLSGEWTTLGMYESLSEALSEEVTPETSADKLRSYAEGRELELDPKLGHGKLIEELWEHLVGDHLHEPTFVRDFPVETSPLTRQHRSKPGVAEKWDLYVRGFELATGYSELVDPVVERQRLVEQARLGAQGDSEAMNLDEDFLRALEYGMPPSGGVGMGIDRLLMALTGLGIRETILFPLVRPE; this is encoded by the coding sequence ATGACTGAAATCCCCGCATCCGAGGGCGTGAGCCCCGACGAAGACCTGCCGGAACAGATGCGGGTGCGCCGGGACAAGCGCGACCGGATAATCGCGGAGGGTATCGATCCGTATCCGGTCGAGGTTCCCAGGACGCACTCACTGGCCGAAGTGCGAGCGAAGCATTCCGACCTTCCGGTCGACACGGCCACCGGCGAGATCGTCGGCGTCACCGGCCGGGTCATGTTCATGCGCAATACCGGCAAACTGTGTTTCGCAAGTCTCCGTGAAGGCGACGGCAACGAGTTGCAGGCGATGATCAGCCTCGCGAAGGTGGGCGAAGACGCGCTCGCGGCGTGGAAGTCCGATGTCGATCTCGGTGATCACGTATTCGTCGAGGGCGAGGTCATCACCTCCAAGCGCGGTGAGCTTTCCGTGATGGCCGACTCCTGGCGGATCACGTCGAAAGCATTGCGTCCGTTGCCCGTCGCGCACAAAGAGCTGGCCGAGGAAACGCGGATCCGGCAGCGTTATGTCGATCTGATCGTGCGTCCCAAGGCGCGGGACGTGGTCCGTACCCGCGCCGGTGTGCTGCGTTCCCTGCGTGACTCGTTTCACGGCCGCGGATTCCTCGAGGTCGAGACCCCGATGCTGCAGACGCTGGCGGGCGGCGCGGCGGCGAGGCCATTCGTCACGCATTCGAATGCCTTCGACCTCGATCTGTACCTGAGGATCGCGCCGGAGCTCTACCTCAAGCGTTGCGTGGTCGGCGGTATCGAGAAGGTCTTCGAGATCAACCGGAACTTCCGGAACGAGGGCAGCGACTCGTCCCACTCGCCCGAGTTCGCCATGCTCGAGTACTACGAAGCGTATGCGACCTACGACTCCAACGCGGTGATGACGCGTCAGCTCATCCAGGAGGCGGCGCAGAACGTTCTCGGTACTCAGGTGGCCACTCTCGCCGACGGTTCGGAGTACGACCTGTCCGGCGAGTGGACCACACTCGGAATGTACGAGTCGTTGTCCGAGGCGTTGTCGGAAGAGGTCACTCCCGAGACATCGGCGGACAAGCTGCGTTCCTATGCCGAAGGGCGAGAGCTGGAGCTCGACCCAAAGTTAGGGCACGGCAAACTCATCGAAGAACTTTGGGAACACCTCGTCGGCGATCATCTCCACGAACCCACTTTTGTCCGTGATTTTCCGGTCGAGACATCCCCGCTGACCAGGCAACACCGCAGCAAGCCGGGCGTGGCCGAGAAGTGGGATCTGTACGTGCGCGGATTCGAACTGGCCACCGGATACTCCGAGCTGGTCGATCCCGTGGTGGAGCGTCAGCGTCTGGTGGAACAGGCTCGGCTGGGTGCGCAGGGTGATAGTGAGGCCATGAACCTGGATGAGGATTTCCTCCGTGCGCTGGAGTACGGAATGCCGCCGAGCGGTGGTGTCGGAATGGGTATCGACCGGTTGCTGATGGCACTGACCGGCCTTGGTATCCGGGAGACCATCCTGTTCCCGCTCGTCCGGCCTGAATAA
- a CDS encoding methyltransferase domain-containing protein, producing MNSSTPGIEPELHARRAASFGAKAAAYATHRPDYPEKALAWGLAGARETPERVLDLAAGTGKVSEGLLALGVTVTAVEPDAQMLEELTKAFPAVTPLIGTAERIPLPDASVDAVVAGQAFHWFHLDRAYPEIARVLKPGGTVAALWNHDDESAGWLAELNTLIKASASRRWLSDYESLPEHEAFEPFEKKTFGHKQPRTAETLVATLATHSHMLVADEEEREAKLRAAREFLDGNPETASGEFDLPLTTTVFRARRR from the coding sequence GTGAACTCATCCACTCCCGGCATCGAACCCGAACTGCACGCCCGCCGCGCCGCCTCGTTCGGCGCGAAGGCCGCCGCCTATGCCACGCATCGGCCCGACTATCCGGAAAAGGCACTGGCCTGGGGGCTGGCGGGCGCGCGGGAAACACCGGAACGGGTCCTCGACCTCGCCGCCGGTACCGGCAAGGTCAGCGAGGGGCTGCTCGCGCTGGGTGTCACGGTCACCGCCGTCGAACCGGACGCCCAGATGCTCGAAGAGCTCACCAAGGCGTTCCCCGCCGTCACCCCGCTCATCGGGACGGCCGAACGGATCCCCCTGCCGGACGCATCCGTGGACGCCGTCGTCGCGGGCCAGGCCTTCCACTGGTTCCACCTCGACCGCGCCTATCCGGAGATCGCCAGGGTGCTGAAACCGGGCGGAACCGTCGCGGCCCTGTGGAACCACGACGACGAATCGGCGGGCTGGCTGGCCGAGCTCAACACGTTGATCAAGGCCTCGGCGAGCAGGCGCTGGCTGAGCGACTACGAATCGCTTCCGGAACACGAGGCCTTCGAGCCGTTCGAGAAGAAGACTTTCGGTCACAAACAACCCAGGACGGCGGAAACCCTGGTGGCCACTCTCGCCACCCATTCGCACATGCTGGTGGCCGACGAGGAGGAACGCGAAGCCAAACTCCGCGCCGCGCGCGAATTCCTCGACGGGAACCCGGAAACCGCGTCGGGGGAATTCGACCTGCCGCTCACCACCACCGTCTTCCGGGCGCGTCGCCGGTGA
- a CDS encoding type III pantothenate kinase, whose product MLLTIDVGNTNIVLGLHDGPTLVGDWRMRTDARITADELALTMRGLLGPHADAISGISALSTVPAVLRELRVMLTRYYGRLPKIVIEPGVRTGVPLLVDNPKEVGADRLVNTLAAHHLHPTTACVVVDFGTSTNVDAISAKGEFLGGAFAPGIEISVDALAARAAALRKVELVPPRSVIGKNTVECLQSGILYGFAGQVDGLVKRIKRELSPGGAEPVAVIATGGLATLVLEESETITEHVPDLTLLGLQLVYERNHASSRP is encoded by the coding sequence TTGCTGCTCACGATCGACGTCGGCAACACCAACATCGTGCTCGGTCTCCATGACGGACCGACGCTGGTGGGTGACTGGCGCATGCGCACCGACGCGCGGATCACCGCCGACGAGCTCGCGCTCACCATGCGCGGGCTCCTCGGCCCGCACGCCGACGCGATCTCCGGGATCAGCGCGCTGTCCACGGTGCCCGCCGTGCTGCGGGAGCTGCGCGTCATGCTCACGCGCTATTACGGGCGGTTGCCGAAGATCGTCATCGAGCCGGGGGTGCGCACGGGGGTGCCGCTCCTGGTCGACAACCCCAAGGAGGTGGGCGCGGACAGGCTGGTGAACACCCTGGCCGCGCACCATCTGCATCCCACCACCGCCTGTGTGGTGGTGGATTTCGGGACTTCGACCAACGTCGACGCCATCTCCGCGAAGGGCGAGTTCCTCGGCGGTGCTTTCGCGCCCGGTATCGAGATCTCGGTCGACGCGCTGGCCGCCCGGGCCGCGGCGCTGCGCAAGGTCGAGCTGGTGCCGCCGCGGTCGGTGATCGGGAAGAACACCGTGGAATGCCTGCAATCCGGCATCCTCTACGGGTTCGCGGGCCAGGTCGACGGCCTGGTGAAGCGGATCAAGCGCGAGCTTTCACCGGGCGGGGCGGAACCGGTCGCGGTGATCGCGACCGGTGGCCTGGCGACCCTGGTGCTGGAGGAGTCGGAGACGATCACCGAGCACGTCCCGGATCTGACGCTGCTGGGGCTCCAGCTCGTCTACGAGCGCAACCACGCCTCGTCACGTCCGTGA
- the panD gene encoding aspartate 1-decarboxylase, producing the protein MYRTMLKSKIHRATVTQADLHYVGSVTVDEDLMDSADLLPGEQVSIVDVTNGARLETYVIAGERGSGVLGINGAAAHLVHPGDLVILISYAQMENAEAASFRPRVVFVDADNRIVEKGGNPGHAPEGSGLMSGTVTLADDDTMTFPVAETADARRLDALLHAES; encoded by the coding sequence ATGTACCGCACGATGCTGAAATCGAAGATCCACCGGGCGACGGTGACCCAGGCCGATCTGCACTACGTCGGCTCGGTCACCGTCGACGAAGACCTGATGGACTCGGCGGATCTGCTGCCGGGCGAACAGGTGTCCATTGTGGACGTCACCAACGGCGCGCGGCTCGAGACCTACGTGATCGCGGGCGAACGCGGCAGCGGGGTGCTCGGCATCAACGGTGCCGCCGCGCATCTGGTGCACCCCGGCGATCTGGTGATCCTGATTTCGTACGCGCAGATGGAGAACGCCGAGGCGGCCTCGTTCCGGCCTCGGGTCGTCTTCGTCGACGCGGACAACCGGATCGTCGAGAAGGGCGGCAACCCCGGGCACGCGCCGGAGGGTTCCGGGCTGATGAGCGGCACCGTGACGCTGGCCGACGACGACACGATGACCTTCCCGGTCGCCGAAACCGCCGACGCCCGCCGTCTCGACGCGCTTCTGCACGCCGAAAGCTGA
- the panC gene encoding pantoate--beta-alanine ligase, giving the protein MTTPKFARGTLHTFQPPEQVSQVTRALHGVGRKVALVPTMGALHAGHRELIRRAKRLPNTVVATSIFVNPLQFGEGEDFEAYPRPLDKDLEVLKEDGVELGFLPKASDLYPEGATVTVHPGALGDELEGAVRPGHFAGVLTVVAKLFNIVRPDYAFFGEKDYQQLVLIKKMVRDLNFETRVIGVPTVRERDGLALSSRNVYLTPEQREDAIVLSAALTAGAFVGRDGAEAVLATARKTLAARPAVEIDYLELRGTDLGPAPVDGEARLLIAARVGSTRLIDNVGVVLGAAADHPEHALDAGE; this is encoded by the coding sequence GTGACCACACCGAAATTCGCCCGAGGCACGCTGCACACCTTCCAGCCGCCGGAGCAGGTGAGCCAGGTGACGCGTGCCCTGCACGGGGTCGGCCGCAAGGTCGCGCTGGTACCCACCATGGGCGCCCTGCACGCGGGGCATCGCGAGCTGATCCGCCGGGCGAAGCGGCTGCCGAACACGGTCGTCGCGACGTCGATCTTCGTGAACCCCCTCCAGTTCGGGGAGGGCGAGGACTTCGAGGCGTACCCGCGTCCCCTGGACAAGGATCTCGAGGTGCTGAAGGAGGACGGCGTCGAACTGGGTTTCCTGCCCAAGGCGTCCGATCTGTATCCCGAAGGGGCCACCGTCACGGTGCACCCCGGCGCGCTCGGCGACGAGCTCGAAGGGGCGGTGCGGCCCGGGCATTTCGCCGGCGTGCTCACCGTGGTGGCGAAACTGTTCAACATCGTGCGGCCGGACTACGCCTTCTTCGGGGAGAAGGACTACCAGCAGCTGGTGCTGATCAAGAAGATGGTGCGTGACCTGAACTTCGAAACCCGCGTCATCGGGGTGCCGACGGTCAGGGAACGCGACGGGCTGGCGTTGTCCTCGCGCAACGTCTACCTGACTCCGGAACAGCGTGAGGACGCGATCGTGTTGTCGGCGGCACTCACCGCGGGTGCCTTCGTCGGGCGCGACGGCGCGGAAGCCGTGCTGGCGACCGCCAGGAAGACCCTCGCCGCGCGTCCCGCGGTCGAGATCGACTATCTGGAACTGAGGGGAACCGACCTCGGGCCCGCGCCCGTCGACGGTGAAGCGCGGTTGCTGATCGCGGCCAGGGTGGGGAGTACCCGGCTGATCGACAACGTGGGTGTGGTGCTCGGTGCCGCCGCGGACCATCCGGAACACGCGCTGGACGCAGGGGAATAG
- a CDS encoding Rossmann-like and DUF2520 domain-containing protein codes for MRSFDHERPQAHAMMRPARLAVGVVSAGRVGSVVGAALARAGHTVVAASGLSNASVRRAEQLLPDVPLLPPDEVARRADLVLLALPDDALAGMVRGLVATGSLRPGQIVVHTSGSHGIDVLTPAAEAGALPLALHPVMTFTGRAEDLDRLTACSVGVTATEGDEAAWNVGEALTVEMGAEPVRVPDEARALYHAALAHGANHLMTLVADCAELLREAGIGQPERLVAPLLSAALDNVLRHGDRALTGPVARGDLGTVRKHLAVLAERGPDIAPSYRALAKRTLARGDAAGLLDPSAAAELTELLSDPADPADPAEGQQNQ; via the coding sequence TTGAGGAGTTTCGACCATGAGCGTCCACAGGCGCACGCCATGATGAGGCCCGCCCGACTGGCCGTGGGTGTCGTTTCCGCGGGTCGGGTCGGCAGCGTCGTCGGTGCCGCACTCGCGAGGGCCGGGCATACGGTCGTCGCCGCATCGGGGCTTTCCAACGCTTCGGTACGCCGGGCGGAGCAACTGCTCCCCGACGTGCCCCTCCTGCCCCCCGACGAGGTCGCCCGCCGCGCCGATCTCGTCCTGCTGGCCCTGCCCGACGACGCGCTCGCCGGGATGGTGCGCGGCCTGGTCGCGACGGGATCCCTGCGGCCGGGACAGATCGTCGTGCACACCTCCGGGTCGCACGGCATCGACGTCCTCACGCCCGCCGCCGAGGCCGGGGCGCTGCCGCTGGCCCTGCACCCGGTGATGACCTTCACCGGCCGCGCGGAGGACCTCGACAGATTGACCGCCTGCAGCGTCGGCGTCACTGCCACGGAGGGTGACGAAGCGGCCTGGAACGTCGGCGAGGCGCTGACCGTGGAGATGGGCGCGGAGCCCGTCCGGGTCCCTGACGAGGCGCGAGCGCTCTATCACGCGGCGTTGGCGCATGGCGCGAACCACCTGATGACACTGGTCGCCGACTGCGCGGAACTGTTGCGGGAGGCGGGAATCGGCCAGCCCGAACGCCTGGTGGCTCCGTTGTTGTCGGCGGCATTGGATAATGTTCTGCGACACGGGGACCGGGCGCTGACAGGGCCGGTGGCCCGTGGTGATCTCGGCACCGTGCGTAAGCATCTCGCGGTGCTGGCCGAACGTGGCCCCGACATCGCCCCGAGCTATCGCGCGCTGGCCAAGCGCACGCTGGCGCGCGGCGACGCCGCCGGGCTCCTGGACCCCTCGGCCGCCGCCGAGCTCACCGAACTCCTCAGTGATCCCGCAGATCCCGCAGATCCCGCCGAAGGGCAGCAAAACCAGTGA
- a CDS encoding PrsW family glutamic-type intramembrane protease — protein MSEPSSPEPGLERARRSRSITVLLPVLGLIAVALCGLFVFGTVTEKVGLPAVTIGVLAALVPVAVVVTAFLWVDRWEPEPPKLLLLSFVWGACVATIIALLLNSGAEAVGDLLLGSGGGGKISGLISAPLVEEAAKAAFILLLWWRRPSEFDGVVDGIVYAGFTAAGFAFTENIYYFGRAFAEHGFGDGTSAGVLAAFFLRGVLSPFTHPLFAVMTGIGLGIAASSKVRSLRILAPIGGYIVAVLLHALWNGAALLGGAKTFLNVYFLIMVPLFIGVFSVVVMQRRREQRIVAAALPMMVDARWIAPSEVPLLASLSGRRSWRKQARKQSGRDAAKAVGRYQASVTELAFLRRGRKLTDEGKQRQRELLHVLKTSRADAVRLADGAPRG, from the coding sequence GTGAGCGAGCCTTCCTCCCCGGAACCCGGCCTCGAACGGGCCCGCCGGTCTCGGTCGATCACCGTGCTGCTGCCGGTGCTCGGGCTGATCGCCGTCGCGCTGTGCGGGCTGTTCGTCTTCGGCACGGTGACCGAGAAGGTCGGCCTGCCCGCGGTGACGATCGGCGTGCTCGCGGCGCTCGTCCCGGTCGCCGTGGTGGTCACCGCGTTCCTGTGGGTCGACCGCTGGGAACCGGAACCGCCGAAGCTCCTGCTGCTGTCCTTCGTCTGGGGCGCGTGTGTCGCGACGATCATCGCGCTGCTGCTCAACAGCGGTGCCGAGGCCGTCGGTGACCTGCTGCTCGGCAGTGGCGGCGGCGGCAAGATCAGCGGCCTGATCTCCGCGCCGCTGGTCGAGGAAGCCGCGAAGGCCGCTTTCATCCTGCTGCTGTGGTGGCGCCGCCCGAGCGAATTCGACGGCGTCGTGGACGGCATCGTCTACGCCGGGTTCACCGCGGCCGGGTTCGCCTTCACCGAGAACATCTACTACTTCGGCCGCGCCTTCGCCGAGCACGGTTTCGGCGACGGCACGAGCGCCGGCGTGCTCGCGGCGTTCTTCCTCCGCGGGGTGCTCTCACCGTTCACGCATCCGCTCTTCGCCGTGATGACCGGCATCGGGCTCGGCATCGCCGCGAGCAGCAAGGTGCGCTCGCTGCGGATCCTGGCGCCGATCGGCGGCTACATCGTCGCCGTGCTGCTGCACGCGCTGTGGAACGGCGCCGCGCTGCTCGGCGGCGCCAAGACCTTCCTGAACGTCTATTTCCTGATCATGGTGCCGCTGTTCATCGGGGTCTTCTCGGTGGTGGTCATGCAACGGCGCCGTGAGCAGCGGATCGTCGCGGCCGCGTTGCCGATGATGGTCGACGCACGCTGGATCGCCCCTTCCGAAGTGCCGCTGCTCGCCAGCCTGTCCGGACGGCGGTCGTGGCGGAAACAGGCGCGGAAGCAGTCGGGACGGGACGCGGCGAAGGCCGTCGGCCGCTATCAGGCCAGCGTGACCGAGCTCGCGTTCCTCCGGCGCGGCAGGAAGCTCACCGACGAGGGAAAACAGCGGCAGCGTGAACTGCTGCACGTGCTCAAGACGTCGCGCGCCGATGCCGTGCGACTGGCGGACGGTGCTCCGCGCGGGTGA
- a CDS encoding DUF6779 domain-containing protein, giving the protein MTGVGDDSRGRLAGRPWLVVGLVLAVGATLALVLSDDLRFLRLGIVAALWAALIGAFLAVRYRKHVSHSEDAVAEAQAVYELELEREIAARREFELEMEAENRQAADSRSQDELEALRAEVSALRESLQSLFGGGEVLLERVALTAQATRMRSLDNKQLMSAGSENGNGKPQLMAAKSTTIDVDERENGRERPTEMIDRVLEPASARAGAPPAARRKPANGQVNGTNGYGQSNQVQRPKPVDESTRRSMRKADARASKAAEALAAEAARRERLEMSNPGMSPAEVSRPMPRVDDRRKTPPPVTPAEVSRPSMPGTSRAEVSQPSMPTVARQPQRPEPQRPEPQRAEPPRRPQQPSLQQRLDAGTVQRPPAPRPEEQTRKQTPPVKPAAQAKPVKKVEPDRPRPNRELGLTRPGMKPVERSRGGTPPPTNKPAAEPMEATGEWKPSWTQERPVSDLSAAFPRKDDFQDRLRPAPPSKPQQSASLPRPEPRPEPRRDPEPPTPLSIPVVSEPPRRAEPARPPEPEPVRRPAAEAPSRHSPPVEEPPAVNPTLPEEVRMTQNGSGGRRRRAAEDSSVSLTPAPNVPEPTGGGRRRRPDGEPPAWQGTESSGGRHGGRRAKPEEEAPSRNGASHSRPETPPAGSHASGRSVMDLLAANGANESTPRRRRRAED; this is encoded by the coding sequence ATGACCGGGGTGGGTGACGACTCGCGCGGCCGCCTTGCGGGTAGGCCGTGGCTTGTCGTCGGCTTGGTTCTCGCCGTCGGCGCGACTCTCGCATTGGTGCTTTCCGACGACCTCCGCTTCTTGCGGCTGGGGATCGTCGCGGCGCTGTGGGCCGCCTTGATCGGCGCGTTCCTGGCGGTCCGCTACCGCAAGCATGTGTCCCACAGCGAAGACGCCGTCGCCGAGGCACAGGCCGTCTACGAGCTGGAGCTGGAACGCGAGATCGCCGCCCGTCGTGAGTTCGAGCTGGAGATGGAAGCGGAGAACCGGCAAGCCGCCGACAGCCGCTCCCAGGACGAACTCGAGGCGCTCAGAGCCGAGGTGAGCGCTCTGCGTGAGAGCCTCCAATCGCTCTTCGGCGGTGGCGAGGTCCTCCTCGAACGTGTCGCGCTCACCGCGCAGGCCACCCGGATGCGGTCCCTCGACAACAAACAGCTGATGAGCGCGGGGTCCGAGAACGGCAACGGCAAACCCCAGCTGATGGCGGCCAAGAGCACCACGATCGACGTCGACGAGCGGGAAAACGGGCGGGAACGCCCGACCGAGATGATCGACCGCGTCCTCGAACCCGCGTCCGCGCGGGCCGGTGCCCCGCCCGCGGCCCGCCGTAAACCGGCGAACGGCCAGGTCAACGGCACCAACGGGTACGGCCAGAGCAATCAGGTCCAGCGGCCGAAGCCGGTCGACGAGTCGACTCGCCGCAGCATGCGCAAGGCGGACGCCCGCGCTTCGAAGGCGGCCGAGGCGCTCGCCGCCGAAGCCGCCCGCCGCGAGCGGCTCGAAATGTCCAACCCCGGGATGTCGCCCGCCGAGGTCTCCCGTCCGATGCCGAGGGTCGACGACCGGCGCAAGACCCCGCCGCCGGTGACCCCGGCCGAGGTGTCCCGCCCGTCCATGCCGGGTACCTCGCGCGCCGAGGTCTCGCAGCCGTCGATGCCCACCGTCGCCCGGCAGCCCCAGCGTCCGGAACCGCAGCGTCCGGAGCCCCAGCGCGCCGAACCGCCGCGTCGCCCGCAGCAGCCTTCGCTGCAGCAGCGCCTCGACGCCGGCACCGTGCAGCGGCCGCCCGCGCCGCGGCCGGAGGAGCAGACCCGCAAGCAGACGCCGCCGGTGAAGCCTGCCGCGCAGGCGAAGCCGGTCAAGAAGGTCGAGCCGGATCGCCCCCGGCCGAACCGTGAGCTCGGCCTGACCCGGCCCGGGATGAAGCCGGTCGAACGGTCCCGCGGCGGCACGCCGCCGCCCACGAACAAGCCCGCCGCCGAGCCGATGGAGGCCACCGGCGAGTGGAAGCCGTCGTGGACGCAGGAGCGCCCGGTGTCCGATCTGAGCGCGGCGTTCCCGCGCAAGGACGACTTCCAGGACCGCCTGCGGCCCGCGCCGCCGTCGAAGCCCCAGCAGTCGGCTTCCTTGCCGCGCCCCGAACCGCGTCCCGAGCCTCGCCGCGACCCGGAGCCTCCGACCCCGCTGTCGATCCCGGTCGTTTCCGAGCCTCCTCGTCGTGCCGAGCCCGCCCGGCCGCCGGAGCCCGAACCGGTGCGCCGTCCGGCCGCCGAGGCGCCGTCGCGGCACAGCCCGCCCGTCGAGGAGCCGCCCGCGGTGAACCCGACGCTGCCCGAAGAGGTCCGCATGACGCAGAACGGGAGCGGCGGACGCCGTCGCCGGGCCGCGGAGGACTCCTCGGTCTCGCTCACCCCCGCCCCCAACGTCCCGGAGCCGACCGGCGGCGGCCGTCGTCGCCGTCCGGACGGCGAGCCCCCGGCCTGGCAGGGCACCGAGTCTTCGGGTGGCCGTCACGGCGGCAGGCGGGCGAAGCCGGAAGAAGAGGCGCCGTCCCGCAACGGGGCTTCGCACAGCCGTCCGGAGACGCCCCCCGCCGGCTCCCACGCCTCCGGCCGATCGGTGATGGACCTGCTCGCGGCCAACGGCGCGAACGAGTCCACCCCGCGGCGCAGGCGGCGTGCCGAGGACTGA
- a CDS encoding DUF3180 domain-containing protein, translated as MHFTRPRELAVAGLLGLVLAYLLFQVAYGSIPALPLFAGITLLVLSLCETVLAFIVRSRIKEGRVLSAISVARSVALAKASSLAGSVMTGVWLAAFAYLFPRRDELLAASGDLRSATVGIVSSVALVAAALWLEHCCRTPEGGDRDPDPEPTG; from the coding sequence ATGCACTTCACCCGGCCACGCGAGCTGGCGGTGGCCGGCCTCCTGGGGTTGGTCCTGGCCTATCTGCTCTTCCAGGTCGCCTACGGATCCATCCCCGCGCTCCCGCTTTTCGCCGGGATCACGCTGCTCGTCCTCTCGCTCTGCGAGACCGTGCTCGCCTTCATCGTCCGTTCGCGGATCAAGGAGGGCCGGGTGCTGTCCGCGATCTCCGTCGCCCGATCGGTGGCGCTCGCCAAGGCCTCGTCACTCGCCGGATCCGTCATGACGGGGGTATGGCTGGCGGCTTTCGCGTATCTTTTTCCGCGACGTGACGAACTCCTCGCGGCGAGCGGTGATCTCCGCTCGGCGACGGTCGGGATCGTCAGCTCGGTGGCGCTGGTAGCTGCGGCTTTGTGGCTGGAACACTGCTGCCGGACCCCCGAGGGCGGTGATCGGGACCCCGATCCGGAGCCGACCGGTTAA
- a CDS encoding MerR family transcriptional regulator, with the protein MGTAAVFTIGELAKRTGLPVKTIRFYSDEGLLPPTDRTGSGYRLYDATAMARLELVRTLRELGLGLADVERALTREATIGDLAVQHVAALDEQIRRLELRRAVLRAVAKRDSPLEEVELMNKLASMSDEDRKRLLDEFWADMVDGLELDPQFYERMRSAKPELPDDPTPEQLEAWIEFAELVQDDEFRASIRRMSEWHSKLRKQDGADFGSQQQELWMAWSAKASEALEAGLAPDSAEGRELAETIFAESSRNGRDPADPAWRKRLTDGMAVSTDPQAERYWMLLGQMNGWPPFPSQMPQAEWIIAALRSALG; encoded by the coding sequence ATGGGCACCGCAGCGGTTTTCACCATCGGGGAGCTGGCCAAACGGACCGGCCTGCCGGTGAAGACCATCCGCTTCTACTCCGACGAAGGGCTCCTGCCACCGACCGACCGCACCGGCTCCGGCTACCGCCTCTACGACGCCACCGCGATGGCGCGCCTGGAGCTGGTCCGGACGCTGCGGGAACTCGGGCTGGGTCTCGCGGACGTGGAGCGGGCGCTGACCAGGGAAGCGACCATCGGGGACCTCGCGGTCCAGCACGTCGCGGCCCTGGACGAGCAGATCCGGCGGCTGGAACTGCGCCGCGCGGTCCTGCGAGCGGTGGCCAAACGGGACTCACCACTGGAGGAGGTCGAACTGATGAACAAACTCGCGTCGATGTCGGACGAAGACCGCAAACGCCTGCTCGACGAGTTCTGGGCGGACATGGTCGACGGGCTCGAACTGGATCCGCAGTTCTACGAGCGGATGCGCTCGGCGAAACCGGAACTGCCCGACGACCCGACGCCCGAGCAGCTGGAGGCGTGGATCGAATTCGCCGAACTCGTGCAGGACGACGAGTTCCGCGCGTCGATCCGCCGGATGAGCGAGTGGCACTCGAAGCTCCGCAAGCAGGACGGGGCGGACTTCGGCTCGCAGCAGCAAGAGCTGTGGATGGCGTGGAGCGCGAAGGCGTCCGAAGCGCTCGAAGCCGGCCTCGCGCCGGACTCGGCCGAGGGCCGGGAACTGGCGGAGACGATCTTCGCGGAGTCTTCGCGGAACGGGCGGGATCCGGCCGACCCGGCCTGGCGGAAGCGGCTGACCGACGGGATGGCGGTCAGTACCGATCCGCAGGCGGAGCGGTACTGGATGCTGCTGGGGCAGATGAACGGCTGGCCGCCGTTCCCCTCGCAGATGCCGCAGGCCGAATGGATCATCGCCGCCCTGCGCTCCGCGCTGGGGTAG
- the folK gene encoding 2-amino-4-hydroxy-6-hydroxymethyldihydropteridine diphosphokinase, whose product MSRALLSLGSNLGDRLAFLQSAVDVVRPAVVAVSSVYETKAWGVEDQPDFLNALVLVDDPARDHWDWLRTGQAAERVAERVREVRWGPRTLDVDIVTVDGVRSDDPQLLLPHPGTPERASVLIPWLEIEPDAVLPGHGPVAALLAARPTSDVDSVRLTSLRLVL is encoded by the coding sequence ATGAGCCGCGCGCTGCTCTCGCTCGGTTCGAATCTGGGGGACCGGCTCGCGTTCCTGCAGTCGGCCGTGGACGTGGTGCGGCCCGCGGTGGTCGCGGTTTCGTCGGTTTACGAGACGAAGGCGTGGGGTGTCGAGGACCAGCCGGACTTCCTCAACGCGCTCGTCCTGGTCGACGACCCGGCGCGTGACCATTGGGACTGGCTGCGCACCGGGCAGGCGGCCGAGCGGGTCGCCGAGCGCGTGCGCGAAGTCCGCTGGGGGCCGCGCACGCTGGATGTCGACATCGTGACCGTGGACGGGGTGCGCTCCGACGACCCCCAGTTGCTGCTCCCTCATCCCGGCACGCCGGAGCGCGCGAGCGTGCTGATCCCCTGGCTGGAGATCGAGCCCGACGCGGTGCTCCCCGGCCACGGTCCCGTCGCCGCCCTCCTCGCCGCCCGCCCCACCTCGGACGTCGATTCGGTGCGTCTCACTTCCCTGCGTTTAGTCCTCTAA